In the Bacillus sp. HSf4 genome, CATTGGCAATTGCGGGCTTGAGAAAAAGCGGTGCTGTTCGCCTTTTAAAAAACAGCGTCATCCGCGGGTGGACCGTCAAGCTGCTGGAATCGCTGAAAATCGGTTCGGCGGAGTACGCGGTCAAAGTGGATGCGGAAGGACTGAAAGGCGGCCGGCATCACGCCGTCGGTCTTTCCATGTACGGTGAGAATGAATCATTGATCACGGCGCGGGTCGCGTTTGCCGCTGCTTCCGCTTTGTATGCCGGAGCTTTTCAGCGGGGAATGTTTCATCTGGAGGAGTTGTTTGAGCTGGAGCGGACAGACGATGTCATGTATGTAAAACGAAAGGAAACGGGAGAACGCTTTGTTATATAATTTGACATATTTTTAAAGAAAGTGAGATGATAAAAATTAGAAAATAATAGAAGGAGATGGGGATTATGCAGCCGGAAGATATCGTCAGAAGCGGACCGAACCAATATATATGCAAAGCCGGCATCACGAAAGAGCTGCCGTCGCTTTTAGAAAGATTTAACCGTCCTGTCATCATAACCGGTGTTCAATCGTTTGCGGCTTTTACAAAACACGTGCAGCTGCCCGCTGATTGGACCGTCATCCAGCATAAAGGCTACAGCTCACTGGAAGGGATACGACGTGCGGCTGAGCGCGCCGGCACAGCCGATATCATCATCGGCATCGGCGGAGGCACTGTGTTAGATACGGCGAAAGCCGCCGCTGATCTGTTACACACTGAAGTCATGACAATCCCGACGATTCCGGGGACATGTGCGGCAAGCACGCCATTGAGCGTGATCTATGATGATGAAGGCAACTTTTCCGGGGTGCAATACCATAAGCGCTCAAGCTATTTAACATTGGTTGATCCGCTGCTGCTTTTATCTTCACCGCTCGCTTATGTGAAAAGCGGGATCGGTGATACACTGGCGAAATGGTATGAAGCGGAAGCGATTATCAGAAATACGGCTGATTCGCTTTCGATCATGGTTCAGACGGGGCTGAGGCAATCCGTCTTCATTCGCGACATCTTGTTGAAAGATGGCCTCAAGGCTGTGGAAAGCATTGAAAAAGGCGAGCCGTCTCCAGCTTTAACAAATGTTTTGGAAGCGGTTATTGCGCTTGCGGGAACGGTTGGCGGCTATGCAGGCCGGTACGGCAGAATGGCCGGGGCCCACGCGGTTCATAACGGTCTGACATTTATTCAGGAAACCCATCATGTCCTGCACGGCCAGAAAGTTGCCTATGGAATCCTGGTCCAGCTTGCTTTGGAAGGACGGATGGACGAAATTGCTGAGCTGCTTCCGTTTTACGAGTCGCTCGGCTTTCCGAGAAGGCTATGTGATTTAGGTATTACAGAAAACGTGGAGCAGGCAAAACAAACGATAGCGGCCCATGCGGCCAGACCTGAAGAATCATTATCCCTCATGGGATCGTTTCGCGAAGCTGACGTGATCGCGGCGATAGAATCGCTTGAATAATCGGGAATCCGCCCTTGAAGATGCGTTATTTGTATGGCTCCTCATGTTATTTCTGAAAAAGTTCAGTCTTTTACCGATATAAATAAAAAATGACTTTGCAAAAAAGAAGGGGGAGCAATGTGAAAAAACCGAGGTGGAACAATATCACGATCGGCGGCAAATACGGCATCATCTTTTTTGTGATGTTAACCGCTTTTTTAGCATCCGTTTTGATGACGTACAGTCTGTTGAAGAATACAAGCCAGACGATACAGGATACAAAATCAAAAAATGAAACGGCGGTTCAGTCAGCTAAGCTGATGTCGCTTTATCAAAATAAATATTTACATATACCCGAATATATTATCAACGCCAAGGATGAAAAATTATCGGACTACATGACATACAGCCAGGAGTTTGCCGATACAGCAAAAAAGCTGAAAAAAGAGCTTCATTCAGATGAACAGCTTGAGATGTTTCATCAAATTATCGATAACAACCATGCTTTAGATGAATATTTTTTCAGTAATATCGTACCGAATGTACAGCAGATCAATACCAAAAAGTTTTTGGAGCTGCAGCAAAAAGCGAATCAATTAAAAGAGGAAACTTTGGCGCTCGGTGACAAATTGAAAGAAAACGCTGTCAGTTCAAATGTAGAGGCAATAGGGGACGCACAGTCCAATATTTCGCGGACCATTATGATCCTCGTGGTGTCGATTCTTGTGTCAGCCGTTGTTTCCGCAGGACTTCTCATGATTGTCAGCAGACAGATTAAGAAAAATCTCAATCGGGTGGTTGCCGCAAGCGATGAGATTGCACAAGGCCATTTAAACTTTACAGCCCTTGACTACAAAGGGAAAGATGAAATCGGACAGCTTTCACAATCGATTAATGATATGGGGGAAAGCCTGCGCGAGATGATCGTCGAGGTGTCCAAGATCGCCAATGAGGTCGATAAGCAATGCCTCACGTTTACGAATGTCTCCAGCGAAGTGAAAGAGGGAAGCGAACAGGTCGCCGTCACGGTCGAAGAGCTGGCAAACGGTGCAAGCAATCAGGCCAATGAAGCGGCCAATATTTCCGAACAGACGCAAGCGCTGGCCGGACAAATACAGAAAGCCGATGAAAATGGAGAAACATTGGCGAAGTTTTCTAAAGAAGTGCTGAACGTTTCGGTCGACGGTGATCAACAAATGACGCAATCCTTGCAGCAAATGCACGTCATCAACGATGTGATGGAGGCGTCTGTTGAAAAGGTCAGCATCCTGGAAGAACAAACGCAATCTATCCATCAGCTTGTCGAAGTGATTACGGGCATGGCTGAGCAAACGAACCTGCTGGCCTTAAATGCGTCGATTGAAGCGGCGAGAGCCGGTGATGCCGGACGAGGATTTGCGGTTGTGGCCGGCGAGGTGAAGCGGCTCGCGGAAGAAGTGAAAAACTCTGTCGGAAGCATCACGGAGATCGTCAGTACGATTCAAACGGAGACATCGTCTATGGCAGCGGATTTGAAAACCGGTTTTTCTGAAGTAAACAAAGGAAAAACCCAGATTGAAACATCGGGCCGGTATTTCTCAGAGATCAAGCATAAAGTGACGGATATGGAAGAGCGGGTGTCGGACATTTCCGCCGCATTATCCAATTTCAAACGTTCAAGCGAAGAGATTAACGGCTCAGTTGAGCATATCGCGGCGATATCTGAAGAAAGCGCGGCTGGTTCTGAAGAAATCTCCGCATCTGTTCATGAACAAAGCGGTTCCATTGAAAAAATGGATGAAAGCGCCCGCCTGCTCGGAGAAATGGTCGAGCGGATGAACGGGATGATCAAGCGGTTTAAACTGTGATGTTTCAATGAAATGGGAGGTTTTCATGTTGACAGCAAATTTGAAAAGAGGACTGTTTGCGCTCGTCTTGTTCGGCCTGCTGTTCGCTGCAGCGGGGTGCTCGTTCAATACTGTGCAAAAGAGTGCTGAAAAAGAGGAAAAAGTAAAGCTGATTGCCGATTCTGACAAATTATATGTCGGCTTTGCGATCGACACGCTGAAAGAAGAGCGCTGGTACAAAGACAAAGCGGCATTTGAAAAAGAGGTGGAAACCCTCGGCGGAGAAGTCAAAACGCTCGCGGCAAACGGGAATCAAGATGTTCAGCTCCAGCAAGCCGAGCTTTTGATCAACGAAGGCGTTGATGTGCTCGTCGTTGTCCCGACGAATGCGGATGCTGCGGCTGAGATTGTCGACATGGCTCATAAAGCCGGTGTGAAAGTGATTTCTTATGACCGGCTGATTCGCAATGCCGATGTTGATTATTATGTTTCATTTGATAATGAAAAAGTCGGCGAACTGCAGGCAGAGACCATTGTCAAAAAAGCGAAGAAGGGCAACTTTGTCTATATCGGCGGATCATCTCTCGACAACAATGCCGTATTATTCCGCAACGGGGCCATGAAGGTCCTCGAACCGCTGAAGAAGCAGGGGAAAATTGATATCGTCTTTGACGAATATACGAAAGACTGGCTCCCTGAACAAGCGAAAAAGAATATGAAACAAGCGTTAAAGCAAAACAAGGATATCGATGCCGTCATCGCCGCCAACGACGGTACGGCGGGCGGAGCAATTGAAGCCCTCAAGGAAGCGGGACTGGCCGGAAAAATACCGGTTTCGGGACAGGACGCCGAACTCGAAGGAGTTCAGCGGATCGTGAAGGGAACGCAGACGATGACCGTTTACAAACCGATTCCGACGATCGCCAAAAAGGCCGCCGAAACAGCGATTCAAGCGGCAAAAGGCGAAGAAATCAAAACCGATACAACCGTTGAAAACGGAAAAACAAAGGTGCCATCGATTCTGCTTGAGCCATATGCGGTCACGAAAAGCAATATTAACGAAACCGTTGTGAAAGACGGACATTTGTCAAAA is a window encoding:
- a CDS encoding iron-containing alcohol dehydrogenase family protein — its product is MQPEDIVRSGPNQYICKAGITKELPSLLERFNRPVIITGVQSFAAFTKHVQLPADWTVIQHKGYSSLEGIRRAAERAGTADIIIGIGGGTVLDTAKAAADLLHTEVMTIPTIPGTCAASTPLSVIYDDEGNFSGVQYHKRSSYLTLVDPLLLLSSPLAYVKSGIGDTLAKWYEAEAIIRNTADSLSIMVQTGLRQSVFIRDILLKDGLKAVESIEKGEPSPALTNVLEAVIALAGTVGGYAGRYGRMAGAHAVHNGLTFIQETHHVLHGQKVAYGILVQLALEGRMDEIAELLPFYESLGFPRRLCDLGITENVEQAKQTIAAHAARPEESLSLMGSFREADVIAAIESLE
- a CDS encoding HAMP domain-containing methyl-accepting chemotaxis protein, producing MKKPRWNNITIGGKYGIIFFVMLTAFLASVLMTYSLLKNTSQTIQDTKSKNETAVQSAKLMSLYQNKYLHIPEYIINAKDEKLSDYMTYSQEFADTAKKLKKELHSDEQLEMFHQIIDNNHALDEYFFSNIVPNVQQINTKKFLELQQKANQLKEETLALGDKLKENAVSSNVEAIGDAQSNISRTIMILVVSILVSAVVSAGLLMIVSRQIKKNLNRVVAASDEIAQGHLNFTALDYKGKDEIGQLSQSINDMGESLREMIVEVSKIANEVDKQCLTFTNVSSEVKEGSEQVAVTVEELANGASNQANEAANISEQTQALAGQIQKADENGETLAKFSKEVLNVSVDGDQQMTQSLQQMHVINDVMEASVEKVSILEEQTQSIHQLVEVITGMAEQTNLLALNASIEAARAGDAGRGFAVVAGEVKRLAEEVKNSVGSITEIVSTIQTETSSMAADLKTGFSEVNKGKTQIETSGRYFSEIKHKVTDMEERVSDISAALSNFKRSSEEINGSVEHIAAISEESAAGSEEISASVHEQSGSIEKMDESARLLGEMVERMNGMIKRFKL
- a CDS encoding substrate-binding domain-containing protein; this translates as MLTANLKRGLFALVLFGLLFAAAGCSFNTVQKSAEKEEKVKLIADSDKLYVGFAIDTLKEERWYKDKAAFEKEVETLGGEVKTLAANGNQDVQLQQAELLINEGVDVLVVVPTNADAAAEIVDMAHKAGVKVISYDRLIRNADVDYYVSFDNEKVGELQAETIVKKAKKGNFVYIGGSSLDNNAVLFRNGAMKVLEPLKKQGKIDIVFDEYTKDWLPEQAKKNMKQALKQNKDIDAVIAANDGTAGGAIEALKEAGLAGKIPVSGQDAELEGVQRIVKGTQTMTVYKPIPTIAKKAAETAIQAAKGEEIKTDTTVENGKTKVPSILLEPYAVTKSNINETVVKDGHLSKEDIDK